Part of the Ignavibacteria bacterium genome is shown below.
ATTATTTTTTATTTGATCGCACAGATGGTTGGTGCGGGCGCATTAATCCAAATTCTTTTTGGAATGCCTTATGAAGTAGCTGTAATTATAGTTGGGTTTATTATGGTTGCCTACGTTTTATTTGGAGGGATGCTCGCAACTACCTGGGTCCAAATTATTAAAGCGTGTCTACTCCTTGGCGGTGCAACAATATTGGTAGTGATTACACTTGGATTCTTCAATTTCAATCCAATTACGTTATTCAACACAGCCGCTGAAAAATACTCTGATGCTGTGCTAGCACCTGGTGGATTTGTTACAAATCCGTGGGACGCACTTTCACTCGGCATTGCATTAATTCTCGGAACCGCAGGGCTTCCGCACATATTAATGCGATTTTTCACAGTACCGGATGCGCAGCAGGCAAGAAAATCTGTTTTCGTTGCAACTGGTTTCATTGGATATTTTTACATTTTAACTTTTGTTATTGGATTTGGTGCAATGGTTTTAGTTGGGACAGATATCGTATCCAAATTTGACAAGGGCGGAAATATGGCCGCATTGCTTTTATCAGAAGCTGTTGGAGGAGTTTGGTTTTATGGTTTCATTGCAGCAGTTGCGTTTGCTACTATTCTTGCTGTAGTCGCCGGTTTAACACTCGCAGGCGCTTCAACATTGTCTCATGATCTTTATGTTAATGTATTAAAAAAAGGGAAATCAACAGAATCTGCTCAAGTTAAAGTTGCCCGAATCTCAACCTTGATTTTAGGTATTCTTGCCATTTCACTGGGATTGATTTTTAAGGGACAAAATGTTGCTTTTACTGTCGGACTTGCATTTGCTATTGCAGCAAGTGCTAACTTTCCATCACTCGTACTTTCAATTTTATGGAAAAAGTTCAAAACAAATGGAGCTGTTGCAGGAATTTTAACCGGCGCATTAGTTGCAACTATTTTAATTATTTTCAGCCCAACAGTTTGGGTAGATATTTTCGAATTCGAATCAGCAATCTTTCCGTTGAAGAATCCTGCTCTGATTTCAATGCCTCTTTCATTTCTAGTGGCAATAGTTGTTTCCTTATTAAGTAAAGAGTCGCAAGCAGAAGAAAGTTTTGAAGACGAAAAATTACGGACATTTTTAGGAATTGGTGCGGAATAATTTCGGTTCCACATCAATGAAGAGAGGATAAAATGAAAAAATCAATTTTTTTAATAAAAATTACTTTATTATTAACCAGTACTGTTTTTGCGCAGAATGTGAATCAATTCGGAATTGACTTCACTGGTTTTGTGAAGACAGATGTAATTTATGACACAAGACAAACAGTGAATTTGCGCGAAGGGCATTTCTTGCTGCACCCGGCGAATTATAGATATGATGTACTTGGAAATGATCTAAATGCACATCCATCATTTAATATTTTATCTATCCAAACTAGAGTCGGCGCTAAATTATCTGCACCGAAAACATTTGAAGCAAAAACATCCGGTTTTATAGAAGCGGAATTTTTTGGAACATCAGATGGCGATGTTAATGGAT
Proteins encoded:
- a CDS encoding sodium/solute symporter (Members of the Solute:Sodium Symporter (SSS), TC 2.A.21 as described in tcdb.org, catalyze solute:Na+ symport. Known solutes for members of the family include sugars, amino acids, nucleosides, inositols, vitamins, urea or anions, depending on the system.) produces the protein MENFQTSLGEPNIASILIFFAFVGVTLYITYWAAKKTKTTSEFYAADRSISGFKNGLALAGDYMSAASFLGIAGMVALKGYDGLIYSIGFLVGWPLVMFLIAEPLRNLGKFTFSDVVAFRLKQTPVRVASSVGSLMTIIFYLIAQMVGAGALIQILFGMPYEVAVIIVGFIMVAYVLFGGMLATTWVQIIKACLLLGGATILVVITLGFFNFNPITLFNTAAEKYSDAVLAPGGFVTNPWDALSLGIALILGTAGLPHILMRFFTVPDAQQARKSVFVATGFIGYFYILTFVIGFGAMVLVGTDIVSKFDKGGNMAALLLSEAVGGVWFYGFIAAVAFATILAVVAGLTLAGASTLSHDLYVNVLKKGKSTESAQVKVARISTLILGILAISLGLIFKGQNVAFTVGLAFAIAASANFPSLVLSILWKKFKTNGAVAGILTGALVATILIIFSPTVWVDIFEFESAIFPLKNPALISMPLSFLVAIVVSLLSKESQAEESFEDEKLRTFLGIGAE